One part of the Paramormyrops kingsleyae isolate MSU_618 chromosome 2, PKINGS_0.4, whole genome shotgun sequence genome encodes these proteins:
- the LOC111858762 gene encoding TBC1 domain family member 13-like isoform X2, translating to MSSSYKSRIQEFNTALSEEKINLEALRDRCFSGIPFEGGIRALCWKILLNYLPLERALWDSFLKKQREVYAQFLKEMIIQPGIAKANLGLSREDVTLEDHPLNPNPESRWNNYFKDNEVLLQIDKDVRRLYPDMAFFQRATEYPCLLILDPQNEYETLRRRVEQTTLKAQTVDRNRSGVTNVSSPGKAQNLYPSSEYEVLPNGCEAHWEVVERILFVYAKLNPGIAYVQGMNEIVGPIYYTFATDPNSQWKEHAEADTFFCFTNLMSENRDNFIKSLDDSQCGITYKMESVYSTLKEKDVELYLKLEQNIKPQYFTFRWLTLLLSQEFLLPDVIRIWDTLFSDKDRFSFLILVCCAMLILIRDQLLVGDFTANMRLLQDYPISDVHTILKKAKQLQDEA from the exons GATTCAAGAATTTAACACAGCCCTTAGCGAAGAGAAGATTAATTTGGAAGCGTTGCGTGACCGGTGCTTTAGCG GAATACCCTTTGAGGGCGGCATCCGCGCCTTGTGCTGGAAG ATTCTGCTGAACTACCTTCCCCTGGAGAGGGCATTATGGGATTCCTTTCTGAAGAAGCAGAG GGAGGTTTATGCCCAGTTCTTGAAGGAAATGATCATTCAGCCTGGCATCGCCAAGGCCAACCTGGGGCTCTCCAGAGAGGATGTCACCCTGGAGGACCAT CCTCTCAATCCAAACCCAGAAAGCAGGTGGAACAACTACTTTAAAGACAACGAGGTGTTGCTGCAGATTGACAAAGACGTCAG GCGCCTGTACCCCGACATGGCGTTCTTCCAGAGGGCCACTGAATACCCCTGCCTGCTCATCCTGGACCCGCAGAATGAGTACGAGACTCTCAGGAGGCGTGTAGAGCAGACGACCCTCAAGGCACAGACTGTGGACCGCAACCGCAGTGGGGTAACCAAC GTGAGCTCTCCTGGCAAAGCCCAGAATCTGTACCCGTCCAGCGAGTACGAGGTCCTGCCTAATGGCTGCGAGGCCCACTGGGAGGTAGTAGAGCGCATCCTCTTCGTCTACGCCAAGCTGAACCCGGGCATCGCCTATGTGCAGGGCATGAATGAGATCGTGGGGCCCATCTACTACACCTTTGCCACGGACCCCAACAGCCAGTGGAAAG AGCATGCCGAGGCAGACACCTTCTTTTGCTTCACAAACCTCATGTCAGAGAACAGGGACAATTTCATAAAGAGCCTGGATGACTCACAGTGCGGCATCACCTACAAGATGGAGAGTGTCTACTCCACCCTCAAGGAGAAGGATGTGGAGCTTTACCTCAAGCTG GAGCAGAACATCAAGCCCCAGTACTTCACCTTCCGCTGGCTCACGCTGCTGCTATCCCAGGAGTTCCTGCTTCCTGACGTGATCCGCATCTGGGACACGCTCTTTTCTGACAAGGACCGCTTCAGCTTCCTCATTCTGGTCTGCTGTGCCATGCTCAT TCTGATCCGGGACCAGCTTCTGGTGGGCGACTTCACAGCCAACATGAGACTGCTGCAG GACTACCCTATCTCCGACGTCCACACCATCCTGAAGAAGGCCAAGCAGCTGCAGGACGAGGCGTAG
- the LOC111858762 gene encoding TBC1 domain family member 13-like isoform X1, whose translation MSSSYKSRIQEFNTALSEEKINLEALRDRCFSGIPFEGGIRALCWKILLNYLPLERALWDSFLKKQREVYAQFLKEMIIQPGIAKANLGLSREDVTLEDHPLNPNPESRWNNYFKDNEVLLQIDKDVRRLYPDMAFFQRATEYPCLLILDPQNEYETLRRRVEQTTLKAQTVDRNRSGVTNVSSPGKAQNLYPSSEYEVLPNGCEAHWEVVERILFVYAKLNPGIAYVQGMNEIVGPIYYTFATDPNSQWKEHAEADTFFCFTNLMSENRDNFIKSLDDSQCGITYKMESVYSTLKEKDVELYLKLQEQNIKPQYFTFRWLTLLLSQEFLLPDVIRIWDTLFSDKDRFSFLILVCCAMLILIRDQLLVGDFTANMRLLQDYPISDVHTILKKAKQLQDEA comes from the exons GATTCAAGAATTTAACACAGCCCTTAGCGAAGAGAAGATTAATTTGGAAGCGTTGCGTGACCGGTGCTTTAGCG GAATACCCTTTGAGGGCGGCATCCGCGCCTTGTGCTGGAAG ATTCTGCTGAACTACCTTCCCCTGGAGAGGGCATTATGGGATTCCTTTCTGAAGAAGCAGAG GGAGGTTTATGCCCAGTTCTTGAAGGAAATGATCATTCAGCCTGGCATCGCCAAGGCCAACCTGGGGCTCTCCAGAGAGGATGTCACCCTGGAGGACCAT CCTCTCAATCCAAACCCAGAAAGCAGGTGGAACAACTACTTTAAAGACAACGAGGTGTTGCTGCAGATTGACAAAGACGTCAG GCGCCTGTACCCCGACATGGCGTTCTTCCAGAGGGCCACTGAATACCCCTGCCTGCTCATCCTGGACCCGCAGAATGAGTACGAGACTCTCAGGAGGCGTGTAGAGCAGACGACCCTCAAGGCACAGACTGTGGACCGCAACCGCAGTGGGGTAACCAAC GTGAGCTCTCCTGGCAAAGCCCAGAATCTGTACCCGTCCAGCGAGTACGAGGTCCTGCCTAATGGCTGCGAGGCCCACTGGGAGGTAGTAGAGCGCATCCTCTTCGTCTACGCCAAGCTGAACCCGGGCATCGCCTATGTGCAGGGCATGAATGAGATCGTGGGGCCCATCTACTACACCTTTGCCACGGACCCCAACAGCCAGTGGAAAG AGCATGCCGAGGCAGACACCTTCTTTTGCTTCACAAACCTCATGTCAGAGAACAGGGACAATTTCATAAAGAGCCTGGATGACTCACAGTGCGGCATCACCTACAAGATGGAGAGTGTCTACTCCACCCTCAAGGAGAAGGATGTGGAGCTTTACCTCAAGCTG CAGGAGCAGAACATCAAGCCCCAGTACTTCACCTTCCGCTGGCTCACGCTGCTGCTATCCCAGGAGTTCCTGCTTCCTGACGTGATCCGCATCTGGGACACGCTCTTTTCTGACAAGGACCGCTTCAGCTTCCTCATTCTGGTCTGCTGTGCCATGCTCAT TCTGATCCGGGACCAGCTTCTGGTGGGCGACTTCACAGCCAACATGAGACTGCTGCAG GACTACCCTATCTCCGACGTCCACACCATCCTGAAGAAGGCCAAGCAGCTGCAGGACGAGGCGTAG